The nucleotide window aagaaataaatcaacTATGCTGGAAGGTATAAACTACATAACAAACTGGATATTTTTCGGCTTGTGAAGCCTTGttcgtcgagctgcttgagtcttcgaacTTATTTGGAAAAAATCCAAACGTGGTTCAGGGGGTGATGGGAACTACCCCTGATTGTGTAGGCCGTTTTGTTGACCTGTCAAGATACTCGTGGCATCGGCCCTCATTTGTCAGCTTCTCAAGGTACTGCTTCCACTTCAGGCAGTCGTTGGTAGTGTGGCCTAGTCCTTGATGGAATGCGCAATATTTTGTATGATTTAGCCTCGTAAGATCGCATTTCATGGGTGGCGGCAGTTCAAACCAAGGTTCATTCTTGAGCTTGCGGAGAATTTGGCCGATTGGAACTGTGAACTTGGTGAATGTTTCAAGCACTGAGTATTCTCTGGTCAGGGAAGGTTCCATGTGCTTCTTTTCCGACTCGTTTTTGTTAGACTGCTTGGCCTCATCCCATAATGCATGCTTTtctgccaaagcatacgaagTTGCTAGGGTCAATTCTTCTCCCATGATTAATTTTCTGAATAAAGGATGTTCGGTGGGAAGCCCATTTCTGAATGCTGCCATTGCTATGTCTTTGTTGCAACCAACAATCTTGGCCTTCTCCACTTTGAACCTCTTGACATAGTCACAAATTGTCTCCCAAGGGTCTTTTACGATGCTGAAGAGATGGTCAGATGTCCTTTCGATTGAGCGGTTAGACGAATACTCCTTAGggaaaacaaaggaaagttcGTTAAAACTCTGGATCGACTGCGGCAGTAGAGTGTGAAACCagtcttgcgcctcgccttgtagagttaTGGCAAAAATTTTGCACATAAGCACATCGTTATTCCTGTAGAGGATCATGGTATTGCAGTAATACTTGAGATGTCGATCCGGATCTTCGTTTCCCTTGTACGGAATGAAGTGAGGCATAGTGAACCCCGTGAGGTGGATCTATCCACTCGATCTCATTCGTGATTGGTGACatacttatgttggtcatgtctcgtCAAAGCGCATCGTCAGCAGCCTTGTTTCTTTGGAAATTGCGTAGTCGTTCAGTTAGGAACCTatcaacttcttcttgaatttgcctctgCTGGGGCAAT belongs to Malus sylvestris chromosome 17, drMalSylv7.2, whole genome shotgun sequence and includes:
- the LOC126611949 gene encoding uncharacterized protein LOC126611949 encodes the protein MPHFIPYKGNEDPDRHLKYYCNTMILYRNNDVLMCKIFAITLQGEAQDWFHTLLPQSIQSFNELSFVFPKEYSSNRSIERTSDHLFSIVKDPWETICDYVKRFKVEKAKIVGCNKDIAMAAFRNGLPTEHPLFRKLIMGEELTLATSYALAEKHALWDEAKQSNKNESEKKHMEPSLTREYSVLETFTKFTVPIGQILRKLKNEPWFELPPPMKCDLTRLNHTKYCAFHQGLGHTTNDCLKWKQYLEKLTNEGRCHEYLDRSTKRPTQSGVVPITP